Proteins co-encoded in one Syngnathoides biaculeatus isolate LvHL_M chromosome 22, ASM1980259v1, whole genome shotgun sequence genomic window:
- the kcnj12a gene encoding ATP-sensitive inward rectifier potassium channel 12 isoform X2 → MSVGRINRYSIVSSEEEGLRLTTMHGVNGFGNGKIHTRRKCRNRFVKKNGQCNVQFANMDDKSQRYLADIFTTCVDIRWRWMLVVFTLVFVVSWLVFGLAFWVIALLHGDLDNPAGDDNFTPCVLQVNGFVAAFLFSIETQSTIGYGYRCVTEECPVAVFMVVFQSIVGCIIDCFMIGAIMAKMARPKKRAQTLLFSHNAVIAMRDGKLCLMWRVGNLRKSHIVEAHVRAQLIKPRITDEGEYIPLDQIDINVGFDKGLDRIFLVSPITILHEIDEESPLFGISKQDLETSDFEIVVILEGMVEATAMTTQARSSYLASEILWGHRFEPVLFEDKNLYKVDYAHFHKTYEVPSTPRCSAKDMLENKFLVPTSNSFCYENELAFLNRDEEEADVGGGSRALANLSPERNSRHEFDRLQATRTLDQRSYRRESEI, encoded by the coding sequence ATGAGCGTGGGAAGGATCAACCGCTACAGCATCGTGTCGTCTGAGGAAGAGGGCCTCCGCCTCACTACCATGCATGGCGTGAACGGCTTTGGCAATGGCAAGATCCACACGCGCCGCAAGTGTCGCAATCGATTTGTCAAGAAGAACGGCCAGTGCAACGTgcagtttgccaacatggacgACAAGTCGCAGCGGTACTTGGCCGACATATTCACCACGTGCGTGGATATTCGCTGGCGCTGGATGCTGGTGGTCTTCACTCTTGTGTTTGTCGTTTCCTGGCTGGTCTTTGGTTTGGCATTTTGGGTCATCGCCTTACTGCACGGGGATTTGGATAACCCGGCCGGAGATGACAACTTCACCCCGTGTGTCCTCCAAGTCAATGGATTTGTGGCTGCCTTTCTGTTCTCCATTGAAACACAGTCCACCATCGGCTATGGCTATCGATGCGTGACTGAGGAGTGTCCCGTGGCGGTCTTCATGGTGGTGTTCCAATCTATAGTGGGCTGCATCATTGACTGCTTCATGATTGGTGCCATCATGGCCAAGATGGCAAGGCCCAAGAAGCGAGCGCAAACGCTGTTGTTTAGCCACAATGCTGTCATTGCAATGCGAGATGGAAAACTGTGTCTCATGTGGCGGGTCGGAAACCTTCGCAAGAGCCACATTGTGGAGGCCCACGTGAGGGCGCAGCTCATCAAGCCCCGGATCACCGATGAAGGGGAGTATATTCCTCTCGACCAAATAGACATCAATGTGGGTTTTGACAAAGGCCTGGACAGGATTTTCTTGGTTTCGCCCATCACTATTCTCCATGAAATAGATGAGGAGAGCCCCCTTTTCGGCATCAGCAAACAGGACCTAGAGACATCTGACTTTGAGATCGTCGTCATCTTGGAGGGAATGGTGGAAGCAACGGCCATGACCACTCAAGCTCGCAGTTCCTACCTAGCTTCCGAGATCCTTTGGGGGCACAGGTTTGAGCCTGTCTTGTTTGAGGACAAGAACCTTTATAAGGTGGATTACGCTCACTTCCACAAAACCTATGAGGTGCCGTCCACCCCTCGATGCAGTGCCAAGGACATGTTGGAGAACAAATTCCTTGTTCCGACTTCAAACTCGTTCTGCTACGAAAACGAGTTGGCTTTCCTCAACCGcgatgaggaggaggcggacGTCGGCGGCGGGAGCAGAGCACTGGCAAACCTCAGTCCAGAACGGAACAGCCGACACGAGTTTGACCGCTTACAGGCCACCAGAACTCTGGATCAGAGGTCCTATCGGAGAGAGTCTGAAATATGA
- the kcnj12a gene encoding ATP-sensitive inward rectifier potassium channel 12 isoform X1 produces MNMRDCSQGRGLLRSRLKMSEVRGGLDHTLGLHGQPFRPDAADGRAGSMSVGRINRYSIVSSEEEGLRLTTMHGVNGFGNGKIHTRRKCRNRFVKKNGQCNVQFANMDDKSQRYLADIFTTCVDIRWRWMLVVFTLVFVVSWLVFGLAFWVIALLHGDLDNPAGDDNFTPCVLQVNGFVAAFLFSIETQSTIGYGYRCVTEECPVAVFMVVFQSIVGCIIDCFMIGAIMAKMARPKKRAQTLLFSHNAVIAMRDGKLCLMWRVGNLRKSHIVEAHVRAQLIKPRITDEGEYIPLDQIDINVGFDKGLDRIFLVSPITILHEIDEESPLFGISKQDLETSDFEIVVILEGMVEATAMTTQARSSYLASEILWGHRFEPVLFEDKNLYKVDYAHFHKTYEVPSTPRCSAKDMLENKFLVPTSNSFCYENELAFLNRDEEEADVGGGSRALANLSPERNSRHEFDRLQATRTLDQRSYRRESEI; encoded by the exons ATGAATATGAGAGACTGTTCACAGGGTCGAGGACTGCTCAGGTCGCGCCTTAAGATGTCGGAG GTGCGAGGGGGTCTCGATCACACGCTGGGACTCCATGGCCAGCCTTTCCGCCCTGACGCTGCAGATGGACGTGCCGGGAGCATGAGCGTGGGAAGGATCAACCGCTACAGCATCGTGTCGTCTGAGGAAGAGGGCCTCCGCCTCACTACCATGCATGGCGTGAACGGCTTTGGCAATGGCAAGATCCACACGCGCCGCAAGTGTCGCAATCGATTTGTCAAGAAGAACGGCCAGTGCAACGTgcagtttgccaacatggacgACAAGTCGCAGCGGTACTTGGCCGACATATTCACCACGTGCGTGGATATTCGCTGGCGCTGGATGCTGGTGGTCTTCACTCTTGTGTTTGTCGTTTCCTGGCTGGTCTTTGGTTTGGCATTTTGGGTCATCGCCTTACTGCACGGGGATTTGGATAACCCGGCCGGAGATGACAACTTCACCCCGTGTGTCCTCCAAGTCAATGGATTTGTGGCTGCCTTTCTGTTCTCCATTGAAACACAGTCCACCATCGGCTATGGCTATCGATGCGTGACTGAGGAGTGTCCCGTGGCGGTCTTCATGGTGGTGTTCCAATCTATAGTGGGCTGCATCATTGACTGCTTCATGATTGGTGCCATCATGGCCAAGATGGCAAGGCCCAAGAAGCGAGCGCAAACGCTGTTGTTTAGCCACAATGCTGTCATTGCAATGCGAGATGGAAAACTGTGTCTCATGTGGCGGGTCGGAAACCTTCGCAAGAGCCACATTGTGGAGGCCCACGTGAGGGCGCAGCTCATCAAGCCCCGGATCACCGATGAAGGGGAGTATATTCCTCTCGACCAAATAGACATCAATGTGGGTTTTGACAAAGGCCTGGACAGGATTTTCTTGGTTTCGCCCATCACTATTCTCCATGAAATAGATGAGGAGAGCCCCCTTTTCGGCATCAGCAAACAGGACCTAGAGACATCTGACTTTGAGATCGTCGTCATCTTGGAGGGAATGGTGGAAGCAACGGCCATGACCACTCAAGCTCGCAGTTCCTACCTAGCTTCCGAGATCCTTTGGGGGCACAGGTTTGAGCCTGTCTTGTTTGAGGACAAGAACCTTTATAAGGTGGATTACGCTCACTTCCACAAAACCTATGAGGTGCCGTCCACCCCTCGATGCAGTGCCAAGGACATGTTGGAGAACAAATTCCTTGTTCCGACTTCAAACTCGTTCTGCTACGAAAACGAGTTGGCTTTCCTCAACCGcgatgaggaggaggcggacGTCGGCGGCGGGAGCAGAGCACTGGCAAACCTCAGTCCAGAACGGAACAGCCGACACGAGTTTGACCGCTTACAGGCCACCAGAACTCTGGATCAGAGGTCCTATCGGAGAGAGTCTGAAATATGA